In one Paenibacillus sp. JQZ6Y-1 genomic region, the following are encoded:
- the dapA gene encoding 4-hydroxy-tetrahydrodipicolinate synthase → MVDFGRLITAMVTPFTDQDEIDWDATARLIDYLIEEQKSESLVICGTTGESPTLTDEEKLEMFRFSVKHAAGRCKIIAGTGSNNTKHSIHLTREASKLGVDGLLLVVPYYNKPNQAGLYEHFKAIAAATELPIIVYNVPGRTVTCMSAETTIKLAQISNIVATKECASIDQVTEIAAGAPEGFRIYSGEDATGFAAVTVGAYGIISVASHVVGQTMSDMINLYVNGQVEQAARINQKLLPLFKGLFSCPDPLPNPSAVKYALCIRGYGNGDVRLPLMPPSDAQKKFIEALL, encoded by the coding sequence TTGGTAGACTTTGGAAGACTGATTACGGCAATGGTGACTCCCTTTACTGATCAGGACGAGATCGACTGGGATGCAACAGCCCGTTTAATTGATTATCTGATTGAAGAACAAAAGTCCGAATCCCTTGTTATTTGCGGAACGACCGGTGAATCGCCGACACTGACTGATGAGGAGAAGCTGGAAATGTTCCGCTTCTCCGTCAAACATGCCGCTGGCAGATGCAAAATTATCGCTGGTACAGGTAGCAACAATACCAAGCATTCGATCCATTTGACCCGCGAGGCTTCCAAGCTCGGGGTGGATGGTCTGCTGCTGGTCGTGCCGTATTACAACAAGCCGAATCAGGCAGGTTTGTATGAGCACTTCAAAGCCATTGCAGCTGCAACCGAACTGCCGATTATTGTGTACAATGTTCCGGGGCGTACGGTAACCTGTATGTCTGCGGAAACAACAATCAAACTGGCACAGATCAGCAATATTGTTGCGACGAAGGAATGTGCATCGATTGATCAAGTGACTGAGATCGCCGCTGGGGCGCCAGAAGGCTTCCGTATTTATTCCGGTGAGGATGCAACGGGCTTTGCGGCTGTAACGGTAGGTGCATACGGTATTATCAGCGTAGCGAGCCATGTCGTAGGTCAAACGATGTCCGATATGATCAATCTCTATGTGAATGGTCAGGTAGAACAAGCGGCACGTATTAATCAAAAGCTATTGCCATTGTTCAAAGGACTGTTTTCCTGCCCTGATCCGCTGCCAAACCCGTCTGCGGTCAAATATGCGCTATGTATTCGCGGCTATGGCAATGGGGATGTACGTCTACCTCTGATGCCACCATCAGATGCACAGAAGAAATTTATCGAAGCCTTGCTGTAA
- the dapG gene encoding aspartate kinase, whose product MTTLLQKTSNILVQKFGGTSLSSPEARQHVLRHIKRELARQVKLVVVVSAMGRSGDPYATDTLLDSTAHNGSVPSARERDLLMGCGEIISAVNLSGMLHAEGIPAVALTGAQAGFITDDNFGNARILAIRPERVLQELEEGKVVIVTGFQGQTENGDLTTLGRGGSDTSATALGAALHAGMVDIYTDVEGILTADPRIVEDAKPLAYVSYAEICNMAHQGAKVIHPRAVEIAMQAQVPVRVRSTFAESEGTLVTQPEQFVDSPGGVIDRFVTGITYMNNVTQITVNQQDGVENLQLKVFQSMAENRISVDFINVTPYGAVYTVLDYEAERAMELLRDMGLQPSSVSGCAKVSVVGGGINGVPGIMARIVAALTGQGITILQSADSNTTIWVLVKKEDMVQAVRALHNQFELHL is encoded by the coding sequence ATGACGACCTTATTACAAAAAACATCAAACATACTGGTACAAAAATTTGGCGGCACATCGCTCTCAAGCCCTGAAGCGCGACAGCATGTGCTGCGGCATATCAAACGCGAGCTTGCCCGGCAGGTCAAGCTCGTTGTTGTGGTATCCGCAATGGGACGCAGTGGCGACCCATACGCTACCGATACATTACTGGATAGCACCGCTCACAATGGCAGTGTGCCATCTGCACGCGAACGCGATCTGCTGATGGGTTGCGGAGAGATCATTTCTGCTGTCAATCTAAGTGGTATGCTGCATGCCGAGGGCATTCCGGCTGTTGCGTTAACCGGCGCACAGGCAGGTTTTATCACCGATGATAATTTTGGCAACGCGCGTATTCTGGCGATTCGTCCAGAGCGTGTACTGCAAGAACTGGAAGAAGGTAAGGTTGTCATCGTAACTGGCTTCCAAGGTCAAACCGAAAATGGCGATCTGACCACATTGGGACGCGGAGGCAGTGACACGTCGGCAACGGCGCTTGGCGCAGCTTTGCATGCAGGCATGGTGGATATCTATACCGACGTTGAAGGAATTCTGACTGCTGATCCGCGTATTGTCGAGGATGCTAAGCCGCTTGCTTACGTGAGCTATGCCGAAATTTGCAATATGGCTCATCAAGGAGCCAAAGTCATTCATCCACGCGCCGTTGAGATTGCGATGCAGGCGCAGGTGCCAGTACGTGTTCGTTCCACCTTTGCCGAAAGCGAAGGCACGCTGGTTACTCAGCCGGAGCAATTCGTTGATTCGCCGGGTGGTGTGATTGACCGCTTTGTTACTGGTATTACCTACATGAACAATGTAACGCAGATTACAGTTAATCAGCAGGACGGCGTGGAAAACCTCCAGCTTAAAGTATTCCAGTCGATGGCCGAAAACCGCATCAGCGTCGATTTTATTAATGTAACGCCTTACGGGGCGGTCTATACGGTATTGGATTATGAAGCAGAACGGGCAATGGAATTGCTTCGGGATATGGGTCTGCAACCAAGCAGCGTATCCGGATGTGCAAAAGTGTCAGTCGTTGGTGGCGGCATCAACGGTGTACCGGGGATTATGGCGCGAATCGTCGCTGCATTGACCGGTCAAGGCATCACTATCCTTCAGTCTGCCGACTCCAATACAACTATCTGGGTGCTGGTGAAAAAGGAAGATATGGTACAGGCAGTCCGTGCCCTCCACAACCAGTTTGAACTGCACCTATAA